In Deinococcota bacterium, the following proteins share a genomic window:
- a CDS encoding ComF family protein encodes MHALFRLSRCVLCQARPSSALGCCESCAHSLFRPSLKDNELALGDYDGSLRKAVQALKYRQVTRLAELFGCRVAAEVNRAGWQPALITAVPLHLSRRLRRGYNQAEMIARAAARELGLPYRAVLSRTRATKKQILLSPGARADNVADAFRAKALEGERVLLIDDVTTSGATLTECSLALLAAGASRVYLAVVARADSARA; translated from the coding sequence ATGCACGCCCTCTTCCGGCTCAGCCGCTGCGTCCTCTGCCAGGCGCGCCCCAGCTCGGCGCTCGGTTGCTGCGAGAGTTGCGCCCACAGCCTCTTTCGGCCCAGCCTAAAGGACAACGAACTCGCCCTGGGTGATTACGACGGCAGCCTGCGCAAGGCCGTGCAGGCGCTCAAGTACCGCCAGGTGACCCGGCTGGCCGAACTGTTCGGATGCAGGGTGGCCGCCGAGGTGAACCGGGCGGGCTGGCAGCCGGCGCTCATAACCGCCGTGCCCCTGCACCTGAGCCGTCGGCTGAGGCGCGGCTACAACCAGGCCGAGATGATCGCCCGGGCAGCGGCGCGCGAGCTGGGGCTGCCCTACCGGGCCGTGCTCAGCCGCACCCGCGCCACCAAGAAGCAGATCCTGCTGAGCCCGGGGGCGCGCGCCGACAACGTCGCCGACGCCTTTAGGGCCAAAGCGCTCGAGGGCGAGCGGGTCCTGCTCATAGACGACGTGACCACCAGCGGCGCCACGCTGACCGAGTGCAGCCTGGCGCTGCTCGCCGCGGGCGCGAGCCGGGTCTACCTGGCGGTGGTCGCTCGCGCCGATTCCGCCCGTGCCTGA